One window of the Rosa rugosa chromosome 3, drRosRugo1.1, whole genome shotgun sequence genome contains the following:
- the LOC133736515 gene encoding uncharacterized protein LOC133736515 produces the protein MNTKTMRLPPRRISTTNASSNSNSPTTKRKERESALDAPHPAKALKLSPTEPAHQAAVSEPALASGGHLLAGYLAHEFLTKGTLLGQLWDPTARSSADEQPVTKSPDRREAEPQYEKLERYVEVADLLKTDGAQLAGIVNPTQLARFLQL, from the coding sequence ATGAACACCAAAACGATGCGTTTGCCGCCACGTCGGATATCGACGACCAATGCGTCATCAAATAGCAACTCCCCCACCACCAAGcgcaaggagagagagagtgcgcTCGACGCGCCCCACCCAGCCAAGGCTCTCAAGCTGTCCCCCACCGAGCCGGCTCATCAAGCCGCCGTATCCGAGCCGGCTCTGGCCTCCGGTGGTCATCTCCTAGCTGGCTATTTGGCCCATGAATTCCTCACCAAGGGCACCCTCCTCGGGCAGCTGTGGGACCCGACCGCCCGATCTTCCGCCGACGAGCAACCGGTCACGAAATCCCCAGATCGGCGCGAAGCCGAGCCGCAGTACGAGAAGCTGGAGAGGTACGTGGAAGTAGCTGATTTGCTGAAGACGGATGGGGCTCAGTTAGCTGGCATTGTCAACCCTACTCAGCTTGCACGCTTTTTACAGTTGTGA
- the LOC133736514 gene encoding thioredoxin-like fold domain-containing protein MRL7, chloroplastic — protein sequence MLYLIRIQEQIYAQFPHKLFSVNNQYSSYAIDHKHLVCSLTQTDSKGTTKMLRLQICHPPMLHGPSLLCTRAPISLSCRAVSRKSDSEPDPDRAKPKPRRRKTADGGNEGGEKDQPFTIPRKTRRGRRSEAAAVQDYVRDTINRTFKTIQEQNPEIFEKKGELMKEKAAAVDGGDGDGDDDEGSEREETAVVEEETENWPLDAEVGWGIRASEYFEKHAIRNVVDENGVEIDWEGEVEDNWVKEINCLEWESFAFHPSPLVVFVFERYNRAAENWKALKELEKAVKVYWDAKDRLPPRSVKIDMNIERDLAYALKVRDCPQVLFLRGNRILYREKEIRTADELVAMIAHFYYNAKRPPWIDVKELTLPY from the exons ATGTTGTATCTCATTCGAATCCAAGAACAGATATATGCACAATTTCCTCATAAATTATTCTCTGTCAATAATCAATATTCAAGCTATGCAATTGATCAT AAACACCTGGTGTGCTCACTCACTCAGACTGATTCGAAAGGCACCACAAAAATGCTGCGCCTTCAAATTTGTCACCCACCCATGTTGCACGGCCCTTCTCTACTCTGCACCCGCGCTCCGATATCCCTTTCTTGCCGCGCCGTTTCGAGAAAGTCCGATTCGGAGCCCGACCCGGACCGAGCCAAGCCAAAACCCCGGCGCCGGAAAACCGCGGACGGCGGAAATGAAGGCGGAGAAAAAGACCAGCCTTTCACGATTCCGAGGAAGACCCGGCGCGGGCGGAGGAGCGAGGCGGCGGCGGTGCAGGATTACGTGAGGGACACAATCAACCGGACGTTTAAGACAATCCAGGAGCAGAACCCGGAGATTTTCGAGAAGAAGGGAGAATTGATGAAGGAGAAAGCTGCCGCCGTTGACGGCGGCGACGGCGACGGCGACGACGACGAggggagtgagagagaggagacggcggtggtggaggaggagaCGGAGAATTGGCCGCTGGATGCGGAGGTGGGGTGGGGGATTAGGGCGTCGGAGTATTTTGAGAAGCACGCGATTCGGAACGTGGTGGATGAAAATGGGGTTGAGATTGATTGGGAAGGAGAGGTTGAGGATAATTGGGTCAAGGAGATTAATTGCTTGGAGTGGGAAAGCTTTGCTTTTCATCCCAGTCCGCTTGTTGTCTTTGTTTTCGAGAGGTATAACAGAGCAGCTGAGAATTGGAAGGCTTTGAAGGAGCTTGAGAAGGCTGTCAAGGTGTATTGGGATGCCAAAGATCGGCTGCCTCCGAGG TCTGTGAAGATAGACATGAATATCGAGAGGGATTTGGCGTATGCTTTGAAGGTTAGAGACTGTCCTCAGGTTTTGTTTCTGAGAGGGAACAGGATCTTGTACAGAGAGAAAG agattcgGACGGCGGACGAATTGGTTGCCATGATTGCGCATTTCTACTACAATGCAAAGAGGCCGCCCTGGATTGATGTGAAGGAGCTAACTCTGCCGTACTAG
- the LOC133736513 gene encoding polygalacturonase-like isoform X1, which translates to MAPQRQLFSFCIFSVLSFSTITSGYGGTLPDNKPSTQRFAPTYSYKLGKSVPQEAGPERFSLQTLGSTLQSKRMVTNPFHPIHNVSGARPSTPAPISVDKFGAKGIDHTDDTEAFQKAWLEACSSNGAVVLLVPPHRSYFVKQFTFSGAQCKSHITMQIQGTIMAFEDPKTYHFPNKSKQQYWLTFERVQNLVVEGPGTINGNGEKWWQSSCKQNNITRTLVPNCNNDAPTAVTFKKCNNLTVHNLNFEKAQQKHVSFENCTDVKASRLRINTSEASPNTDGIHVTETKNIDISMSRISTGDDCISIMGGSQNVYVANIACGPGHGISIGSLGRGGSEDHVSDVTVFGSRLTGTMYGVRIKTWPGGSGYATNITFQMIQMDNVTNPIIIDQNYCDTATKVINGECKPPPLQKNITAVKVHNVMYQSINGTVSKDGQAIVFNCSSVPGACEKIVLDDVILEKGGAAVCSNVKPTYSRVDLPLNRCPN; encoded by the exons atggctcCACAAAGACAATTATTCTCGTTCTGTATTTTTAGTGTCCTCTCCTTTAGTACTATAACTTCAGGCTATGGTGGTACTTTGCCAGATAACAAACCAAGCACTCAGCGCTTCGCTCCTACGTACTCATATAAATTGGGTAAATCGGTTCCCCAGGAGGCCGGTCCTGAAAGGTTCTCCCTTCAAACATTGGGTAGCACACTGCAATCAAAGCGGATGGTGACTAATCCTTTTCATCCCATTCACAATGTGAGTGGCGCACGACCATCAACTCCGGCTCCGATTAGCGTTGATAAGTTTGGAGCTAAAGGGATTGATCATACAGATGACACAGAG GCATTTCAGAAGGCGTGGCTGGAAGCTTGTTCCTCCAACGGAGCGGTGGTTCTTCTGGTGCCGCCCCACAGGAGCTATTTCGTTAAGCAATTCACATTCTCAGGCGCGCAATGCAAATCCCATATTACAATGCAG ATCCAAGGAACGATAATGGCATTTGAGGATCCGAAAACCTACCATTTTCCAAATAAAAGTAAGCAGCAGTACTGGCTTACCTTTGAGAGGGTTCAGAACTTGGTGGTTGAAGGTCCTGGAACCATCAATGGCAACGGAGAAAAATGGTGGCAAAGCTCATGCAAACAAAACAATATAACTCGCACGCTGGTG CCCAATTGCAATAACGACGCACCAACT GCTGTAACCTTCAAGAAGTGCAATAACTTGACGGTGCATAATCTGAATTTTGAAAAGGCACAGCAGAAGCATGTTTCGTTTGAAAATTGCACGGATGTTAAAGCTTCCCGTCTTAGAATAAATACATCAGAGGCTAGTCCCAACACTGATGGAATTCACGTTACAGAAACCAAGAACATCGACATTTCAATGAGTCGTATAAGCACAG GTGATGATTGTATATCCATTATGGGAGGATCCCAGAATGTTTACGTCGCAAACATAGCTTGCGGACCAGGCCATGGAATCAG CATTGGTAGCTTGGGAAGAGGTGGCTCAGAAGACCATGTTTCCGACGTAACAGTCTTTGGATCTAGGCTAACTGGAACCATGTATGGAGTGAGGATCAAGACATGGCCGGGAGGGTCAGGGTATGCAACCAACATCACATTTCAGATGATACAGATGGATAATGTGACCAACCCCATAATCATCGACCAAAACTACTGCGACACTGCAACCAAAGTCATCAACGGAGAATGCAAACCACCACCACTGCAG AAAAATATTACAGCAGTTAAAGTGCATAATGTAATGTACCAGAGCATAAATGGGACAGTTTCTAAGGACGGCCAAGCCATAGTATTTAATTGCAGCAGTGTTCCTGGTGCATGTGAGAAGATTGTGCTGGACGATGTTATACTTGAGAAAGGAGGAGCTGCTGTATGCAGCAATGTCAAACCGACTTACAGCAGAGTAGATTTGCCCCTCAATCGATGCCCTAACTAA
- the LOC133736513 gene encoding polygalacturonase-like isoform X2 has product MAPQRQLFSFCIFSVLSFSTITSGYGGTLPDNKPSTQRFAPTYSYKLGKSVPQEAGPERFSLQTLGSTLQSKRMVTNPFHPIHNVSGARPSTPAPISVDKFGAKGIDHTDDTEAFQKAWLEACSSNGAVVLLVPPHRSYFVKQFTFSGAQCKSHITMQIQGTIMAFEDPKTYHFPNKSKQQYWLTFERVQNLVVEGPGTINGNGEKWWQSSCKQNNITRTLVPNCNNDAPTAVTFKKCNNLTVHNLNFEKAQQKHVSFENCTDVKASRLRINTSEASPNTDGIHVTETKNIDISMSRISTGDDCISIMGGSQNVYVANIACGPGHGISIGSLGRGGSEDHVSDVTVFGSRLTGTMYGVRIKTWPGGSGYATNITFQMIQMDNVTNPIIIDQNYCDTATKVINGECKPPPLQVEKYYSS; this is encoded by the exons atggctcCACAAAGACAATTATTCTCGTTCTGTATTTTTAGTGTCCTCTCCTTTAGTACTATAACTTCAGGCTATGGTGGTACTTTGCCAGATAACAAACCAAGCACTCAGCGCTTCGCTCCTACGTACTCATATAAATTGGGTAAATCGGTTCCCCAGGAGGCCGGTCCTGAAAGGTTCTCCCTTCAAACATTGGGTAGCACACTGCAATCAAAGCGGATGGTGACTAATCCTTTTCATCCCATTCACAATGTGAGTGGCGCACGACCATCAACTCCGGCTCCGATTAGCGTTGATAAGTTTGGAGCTAAAGGGATTGATCATACAGATGACACAGAG GCATTTCAGAAGGCGTGGCTGGAAGCTTGTTCCTCCAACGGAGCGGTGGTTCTTCTGGTGCCGCCCCACAGGAGCTATTTCGTTAAGCAATTCACATTCTCAGGCGCGCAATGCAAATCCCATATTACAATGCAG ATCCAAGGAACGATAATGGCATTTGAGGATCCGAAAACCTACCATTTTCCAAATAAAAGTAAGCAGCAGTACTGGCTTACCTTTGAGAGGGTTCAGAACTTGGTGGTTGAAGGTCCTGGAACCATCAATGGCAACGGAGAAAAATGGTGGCAAAGCTCATGCAAACAAAACAATATAACTCGCACGCTGGTG CCCAATTGCAATAACGACGCACCAACT GCTGTAACCTTCAAGAAGTGCAATAACTTGACGGTGCATAATCTGAATTTTGAAAAGGCACAGCAGAAGCATGTTTCGTTTGAAAATTGCACGGATGTTAAAGCTTCCCGTCTTAGAATAAATACATCAGAGGCTAGTCCCAACACTGATGGAATTCACGTTACAGAAACCAAGAACATCGACATTTCAATGAGTCGTATAAGCACAG GTGATGATTGTATATCCATTATGGGAGGATCCCAGAATGTTTACGTCGCAAACATAGCTTGCGGACCAGGCCATGGAATCAG CATTGGTAGCTTGGGAAGAGGTGGCTCAGAAGACCATGTTTCCGACGTAACAGTCTTTGGATCTAGGCTAACTGGAACCATGTATGGAGTGAGGATCAAGACATGGCCGGGAGGGTCAGGGTATGCAACCAACATCACATTTCAGATGATACAGATGGATAATGTGACCAACCCCATAATCATCGACCAAAACTACTGCGACACTGCAACCAAAGTCATCAACGGAGAATGCAAACCACCACCACTGCAGGTAG AAAAATATTACAGCAGTTAA